A single Pseudodesulfovibrio aespoeensis Aspo-2 DNA region contains:
- a CDS encoding TIGR03943 family putative permease subunit, whose protein sequence is MVWLFRFTEACLLAAMGAFMVALALSSGYWQYLNPKYSWLTLAAGACVIALGFGALFDLHRRRKATELGAVIVFLFLAGASQTLPDLLFEPVAAIPQRGGLTFSDEYADGFDVEPTVSFGGQEYVRINAAELIAGESGGWTQEGGRYAVQGSLARTPELDRAGLVAVTRLFISCCFADAAGVVALVRVDDPASLTPGTWVSVMGRLVPAPPLPETEIAIYGALTAIRSDRFILDAENVETPAFTGVPYLFEINSQQPFAY, encoded by the coding sequence TGTCGTCCGGGTACTGGCAGTATCTCAACCCCAAGTATTCCTGGCTGACCCTGGCCGCCGGGGCCTGCGTGATCGCGCTCGGTTTTGGCGCACTCTTCGACCTGCACCGGCGGCGCAAGGCGACCGAGTTGGGGGCCGTGATCGTGTTTCTCTTCCTGGCCGGGGCCAGCCAGACACTGCCCGACCTGCTCTTCGAACCTGTTGCGGCCATCCCGCAGCGGGGCGGTCTGACATTTTCGGACGAGTATGCGGACGGCTTTGATGTGGAGCCGACCGTGTCCTTTGGCGGTCAGGAGTATGTCAGGATCAACGCCGCGGAACTGATCGCGGGCGAGTCCGGGGGCTGGACGCAGGAGGGCGGGCGGTACGCGGTCCAGGGGAGCCTGGCCAGGACGCCGGAGTTGGACAGGGCCGGACTGGTGGCCGTGACCCGGCTCTTCATTTCCTGCTGCTTTGCCGATGCGGCGGGCGTGGTCGCCCTGGTCCGGGTGGATGATCCCGCGTCGCTTACGCCCGGCACCTGGGTCAGCGTCATGGGGCGGCTTGTCCCGGCCCCGCCCCTGCCCGAGACCGAGATAGCCATCTATGGCGCGCTGACGGCCATCCGCAGCGACCGTTTCATCCTGGACGCCGAAAACGTCGAAACCCCGGCATTCACCGGGGTTCCCTACCTGTTCGAGATCAATTCACAACAGCCTTTCGCCTATTGA
- a CDS encoding Fur family transcriptional regulator, with translation MHTPDAHAAARSFLAQTGLEPTLNRILVLSTVAGSHHPLTAREVYERVLAEHRLNRVTVYRILDLLAENGAVNRINSTERAVRYCARGGRWPNGHSHFHCTQCGEVQCVDNDTLHFDQKALGNALPMRISSVDLRLDGVCSVCSGKAAKSG, from the coding sequence ATGCACACCCCGGACGCCCACGCCGCAGCGCGTTCCTTTCTGGCCCAGACCGGCCTTGAGCCGACCCTCAACCGCATCCTGGTGCTCTCGACCGTGGCCGGGAGCCATCACCCGCTCACCGCCCGTGAAGTCTATGAGCGTGTCCTGGCCGAGCATCGGCTCAACCGGGTCACGGTCTACCGGATACTCGACCTGCTGGCCGAAAACGGCGCAGTCAACCGGATCAACTCCACGGAACGAGCCGTGCGCTACTGCGCCCGAGGCGGGCGCTGGCCCAACGGCCACAGCCATTTCCACTGTACGCAGTGCGGCGAGGTGCAGTGCGTGGACAACGACACCCTGCACTTTGACCAGAAGGCGTTGGGCAATGCCCTGCCCATGCGCATCAGCAGCGTCGATCTGCGGCTGGATGGCGTCTGCTCGGTGTGCAGCGGCAAAGCGGCCAAGAGCGGCTGA